From Salipiger profundus, a single genomic window includes:
- a CDS encoding MBL fold metallo-hydrolase: MTELRFTILGCGSSGGVPRLGGLWGDCDPENPKNSRRRCSLLVEREGHDGTTRVLIDTTPDMRAQLLDAGIGHLDAVVWTHSHADHTHGLDDLRQIVFNRRERLPVWADGDTQNSLLSRFAYAFVQPEGSPYPPILDMHTIGTAPFTIEGAGGPITLQPFEVNHGSIEALGFRIADVAYLPDVLRIPEDAWAHLQGLDCWILDALRRSPHPSHAHLDLALEWIARAQPKRAVLTNMHIDLDYDAVAAETPEHIQPAFDGLVLRHAL, encoded by the coding sequence ATGACCGAGCTGCGCTTCACCATCCTCGGCTGCGGCTCCTCGGGCGGCGTGCCCCGGCTCGGCGGGCTCTGGGGCGACTGCGACCCGGAGAACCCGAAGAACAGCCGCCGCCGCTGCTCGCTGCTGGTCGAGCGCGAGGGCCACGACGGCACCACGCGGGTGCTGATCGACACCACGCCCGACATGCGCGCGCAGCTGCTCGACGCGGGCATCGGCCATCTCGACGCGGTGGTCTGGACGCATTCCCACGCCGATCACACGCACGGGCTCGACGACCTGCGCCAGATCGTCTTCAACCGGCGCGAGCGGCTGCCGGTCTGGGCGGACGGCGATACGCAGAACTCGCTGCTGTCGCGCTTCGCCTATGCCTTCGTGCAGCCCGAGGGCAGCCCCTACCCGCCGATCCTCGACATGCACACCATCGGCACCGCCCCTTTCACCATCGAGGGCGCCGGCGGTCCGATCACGCTGCAGCCCTTCGAGGTGAACCACGGCAGCATCGAGGCGCTCGGCTTCCGCATCGCCGACGTGGCCTACCTGCCCGACGTGCTGCGCATCCCCGAGGATGCCTGGGCGCATCTGCAGGGTCTCGACTGCTGGATCCTCGACGCGCTGCGCCGCAGCCCGCACCCGAGCCACGCCCATCTCGATCTCGCGCTGGAGTGGATCGCGCGCGCGCAGCCGAAGCGCGCCGTGCTCACCAACATGCACATCGACCTCGACTACGACGCCGTCGCCGCCGAGACGCCCGAGCACATCCAGCCGGCCTTTGACGGGCTGGTCCTGCGTCATGCGCTCTGA